The DNA window GTTTTCTGTCATGAGAGATCGAttgtagaaataaaaaaataagtaaataaaactTCATGCACATGGCCGGTGCCCGGTGGTGGGGTTGAAGAGTTTCTTTTGCTGCcccttttattattataataataataatcatgcCTCTATAGAGTATTATttattcctatatatatatatatatatatatatatatatatatatatatatatatatatatatatatatatatatatatatatattatacatatggTGACTAGAATCACAATCATAACTcacatttaaatgaaaatattagtaAGAAGAGCTACTAAAAATTAATGTTCAAGACCTTAAGATCAAAAGTAGATTCTTGTTTAGGAAAGTATGTTATATTGATATTGAGttccattttatatataaataatcatgaACATGTTCAAAATGTAGTCATGaatttaggtttattttaagattttgttATAATGAAAGAAATCTCATGTACggtattgaatttttaattttctttgcTATGATTTATACCTTTGATGTTTAACTatgtttataaatgaaaattaaacttcacctctaaaattatttgaaaattagtttatttgttTCTAGAATATATGGTATAACCGTTAAAACTTTTAcaggtttataaaaaaatgtatttatgtGAGATATTAAAGCAATTTTTATGttcaaaattaatatgaattatCAATATCATTAGTCTTATTGTTTTTCTCTTTGGAACTCTTTACAAATTACTATACATGTATATTTtgatctaaataattaatttaatattatcagtatttaaaactaattcaaTATATCTTAAGATAtctcataaaattatttacaaattttagtTGAATACTTATCTCAACTACACATTTATACAAGTTTAAACTCATATTCTAAAAAAGTGGAGCCTTTgaacattttctttttattattggaatttcaattaaatttgaaaGTGTGTACTATCCAATCTATATTATCTTGTAATGGTTTATCTAGTTTGATTATATTAGTAGAGTTTTTCAAAACTAAACTAATCATAAATTGTTAATATCATGATTAATGTAGGGACATAACTTTGAGTATGATGTTAATTTGTTCGACCGGTTAGGGTTGATCAAATTTTTGTTAAAGAGTTAATTGTGCCttttttgggtttgggttattcaaataatcaaaaataataataaacatcatttcactctccttttattcattaaatcaattaattcattaactaaaatattaaaatatattttattttaaattattattttttatattatttatatatatcaatacttttaaatttttttaacaaaaaaatatcctAACCACTTCAAATCATCactaatcttaattttttttctctttaaattatttatataacctctACCGAACAAGGCCTTGATCATGGTTATTTAAGCATAAGAGTTTGATCCTTGAATTTTGATTTGCAGAGAGATATGTTTTGAAGTTTTCCTCCTTTATTTTGCATTTTGAATTATGTGAATCGAGTGGTTGCATTCTCGACAAAGATTTTTATGGCTTGGATACTGCAGGGAGAGTCAAGCAAGTTTTTTTTGACTATTGATGATTAGATTTGGCGCTAACCATGGCAATTTATGTTTGTAATGTTATTTGTAATGTATTATTTTGTTAGTTAgctacttttattttttaacaattttttttggttgttgGGGATGGTTTTGTTTTGTTActctcaaattaatttcaaaaactaTTGGTCTTGATgcattttttcaacttttttcataaatttgagATCTTCTAATCCGAAtgattaatgaaaaaatgtatcatcttgtaaaaaaaaataattagttgttaataatttgaattatattttaagcTGATAAACAGTACTTTTATTTAGTATATAGTTAATGAAATTGAATTGGGTaacaaaactaaaaaatgttgatatcatatctcatttatttgtttgttttttcattttttgtaaACAGACATGGTCTCCAAAATCATACTtctcactttaatttaaaatgttttaattcaaattcaaattcaaatccaatatttttatttttatttttatttttatgtcacCCTTTGAGTTAAAACATAACtcatttatcaattaaatcaatcaaaataattgataaattgaatattattttactttcaGTTCTTATtcattgttaattaataaaacatgttTAGAAACATGATTAGTTGGAATTTATTTCATCTTGAATGATTTAGAAAGAATacaaaaatttgattaaaatatttttatgagtaATTGTAAATTACTTAAAACCAATAAAATAATGGATTTAATTAGTGTAATGAATAATTTAGCACCCACCCACCCTTCTTTTATCTATAGATTATAATTTACTTCAGATTATATCATTCAAACTGTCAACTAAACTATgattaatatcaaacaaagaattgagttaaatatatatatattaaactcaaatttcataaataattataaaactcGTTTTTTTCACGGTTCTATTCTCACTAAAAACACGTTTACAGTAGATAAATTCATATGATTAAGTTTCTCCGATAATAAATCCCGATAAAtacaaaaagaagaagttgtttTTTCCCTAGTTGGCCTTACCAAGAGAAGGAATTCCAGTGAAGGAAAGCCTACCAAAACTGAGATGACCTAGCTGATGCAATTCCAACCAAATCCTATCTCCTTCAAATCTGCCACTCAAAttgtcatcttcttcttctactccaaaatcaaatacaatttccGATGATCCTTCTTCAACTCTCCAAACTCCAGAAATTCCATTCATATCCTCCCCAATACACTCACTCCCACCATCCACGCTCTCACATATTctattcatcttcttattcttcttcctttcctCCCGCCTCCGTCGACTCCTCTTCCCATTCTTTCCTAACCCTAAGCATCTCCGGCCAATCATCACCGGCGCCTTCACCAATGCAAAAGCAAGAAAACTTACTACAGCTAATGGGCAACAACAAATAGCAACACAATCGGCTATTATCCCCGCCGAACACGACCGGCAACATTTTCCGGTACACTTAATCGGATTCTCTATAGATATGTCATCCGTCGATGTTGACCACCggcaattattattatttcttcgATTCTCCGGCTCCATCTTCATTAATCGATCAATCGATCCTGATTAAAAATGAAAGCTTTCTGCTTATTATATAATAGAGTATAGCCAATAGACATGAATAACTTGTAGGATTACTTACTGTAGCTACTGatctataaataataataataagaatgaCGTACAAGAAAATGGACCTTTCCCATGCGTTTTTTCAATTCAGAAGGGCAGATATGTCATTTAATGCAAACAAGACGCGTCATTTACTTAATCAATtactttttcatattttttatgatattaattataaagtattacaaaaatattattgtcattttattaaaattatatagaaataacTAGTTagttaactatttaaataacccaaaatcaaacatgAGTTTATAAAGAAGATTGATATATATGAGAAGAAAATAATAGATTCGaaaattgataaaaacaaaaaagggttaaaaaaatctcatgATTTGTGTTGTGCAAAATGATGAGATGGGACTAGTGTGATTTTATGGTACAGTGTTGATGAACCAATATAGCTTTCCTTTTAGGGTGAAAAAGTTAGCTAAGGTAAAGGCATGTCAACAGAGACAATGACACATCCTACAGAGCCTAAGTTAGTGAATCATCTTCCTCCAATGGTTTTTCAGACTTCTTCTGCTTCTGTCCATCATTTCTTCatacttttctttttattcaaactattaacttcttttttttgcttttaaatcatattaattttctcttaaaaacaaattattattattattattattcaatgaCATGCATGCCTCAGTTTTAGCTTATGTTCTTGGTGGGGGCATGCAAGGATTCAATAATGGTTTCATAGATTAATTATGGGGGAAAAAAACAATCAATGTTGTCTTTTAAGTTATGAATTATGATGATGActatataactaaattaaatatattatatacttattagTTAAATGCAACATCTAATCTATCGGTTCCTCTATGTTTCAATGATGTCATactcttataattataataagagTTCATTATTAGTGTaactaagaaaaataaattatgaagaaaaaaaaaagtgttcaATCATATGAGATAATGGAATAGCCTGTTATAATAATCCAAAATGAACAATAGAAAAAGGTTCTGGCTTGTTTAGAATTTATATCATTCGattgatttgaataattatttaaatgattttgattgattgagatttttaaaaactaattatttggGGGGTAAATTTTGTACatgatgttaatatatatatttaatttacaaaGCTTGTCTTCCCTCAAAAGTAATGATTCACACttcaatttaaattgttttatttaggtttattaatattttaatataattgcttttcaatttaaattgttttatttaggtttattaatattttaatataattgcttaattttgtataaattttttaatataaaagattatatcatttctctatttttagGTAGTTTTAGACCAATTTagggttattcaaataaccataACCCAAAATTATTGTATCACACTCCATCTCTTTTTTCATAATCAACTTATtacctaaaatattaaaatattatatattttgaattattattttttattttattattatattaatacttttaagttatttatcaaaaaattctGCACTCAGACTAAACCCCTGAATGAAAAAgctataaatcatttttaaatataaattaaactcacatctcttaatcTCTTAAATATCATTTgtgtcttaaaaaaataatatttaaaaaaataaaaaatattttgttttcttaattgataaattaaaaataatatgattattaaaaaataaataataataattttatataaataatctcAACCAGCAATATTTAAAAGGCATGTGtagtttttttctaaataaaaatacaaatcatgttttaaatcaCGATCAATATGATTTTTtcactaatataaatataaataaatatatatatataaaaagaaaaaaatggtaTAAAGAAAAAgctaaaaaataacaatagaGTGTTGAGTTAGAAGTACAGGTAAAACAGTAAATTCCcatgttatttttttcctcTGTCCTTGGGAGTATAATCATTATTCAGCTATTTTTTACcgtacaaaataaaattaaaaggtaTCTCtacattatttgaataactaattaaaaagctaatttatttttatcttatttaaatgcTAGAAATCCATCTCCGTACTAAATTATTCCAATTTGCACACTACCCAAGCCCTTACTATACAAAaggtaattatttaatttatttctgttACAGGGTAAtgtagaaaattaattttagttatttcaatgcatatatataacactttattttataacctaacaaaatatcTTTTAGGAGTGACAAAGAGGCAGAACTAGTGCTTGTGTAGAATCAACTTTAAGTATCACAATGGGGTCAAGTCAGAATCCGGATTTTTtccataaattattattaactatcaaaatataattctaTTATCAATACATTTGTAATTAAGTATCTcctaaacaatttaaaattgataaccAATGagaatgttatttttttagaatgtatttGATATGCTTATAAATTTTAGCTATACGAAAACAATGATTGT is part of the Impatiens glandulifera chromosome 1, dImpGla2.1, whole genome shotgun sequence genome and encodes:
- the LOC124930057 gene encoding uncharacterized protein LOC124930057, encoding MEPENRRNNNNCRWSTSTDDISIENPIKCTGKCCRSCSAGIIADCVAICCCPLAVVSFLAFALVKAPVMIGRRCLGLGKNGKRSRRRREERKKNKKMNRICESVDGGSECIGEDMNGISGVWRVEEGSSEIVFDFGVEEEDDNLSGRFEGDRIWLELHQLGHLSFGRLSFTGIPSLGKAN